In Vogesella indigofera, the sequence CTGCTGCAACAGCCGGTATTCGGTCAGCGCCGGCTTGCCGGCGGCGTCCACCTTCTGCCGCGGCCGCCGCAGCCAGTCGCTCATCAGCGGCAACGCCACGCTGCCGACCTCGTCCGGCAACTGGCCGTCCAGCAGCGCGACGTACTGCTTGCTCACCGCGCGGCTGGCAAAGGCCTCGCTCAGCGCGCGCTGCGCCGCCAGGCTGCGCGCCAGCACCATCAGCCCGGAGGTCGCCATGTCCAGGCGATGCACCACCAGCGCCTCGGGATACTGCTGCTGCACGCGGTGGATCAGGCAGTCCTGCATTTCAGGCAACCGCCCCGGCACCGCCAGCAGTCCGGCCGGCTTGGCCACCACCAGCAGCTGGGCATCGGCGTGCAGCACCGCGACCGCCTCTTGCGGCGGCGTGTAATCATCTAGCGTATGCATGCTTGATTGTGGCGACAACGTCTTCATCTATTCTGTTCGCTAACCGCTTGCGGCCAACCTTTGCCTATAACCATATCGCTCGTGCGCGGCAACGGCGACACGACACCGAGGGAAACCATGTCCGAACAATTCAATCTCGACGCCTACCAGCGCACGCTGGACACCCAGGTACTGCAGCACGACGCCCACGGCCTGGTACTGGCCGACACCCTGTGCTACCCGCTGGGCGGCGGCCAGCCCGGCGACCGCGCCACGCTGACGCTGGCCAACGGCAGCCAGCTGACCGTCCACGACACCCGCCGCGACAAGGAAAGCCGCCGCATCGTGCATCAGCTCGACGCCGCCGCGCCACTGCTGGCGCCCGGCACGCCGCTGACGCTGACGCTGGACTGGAAGCGCCGCTATCGCCACATGCGGGTGCACA encodes:
- a CDS encoding RluA family pseudouridine synthase, which encodes MHTLDDYTPPQEAVAVLHADAQLLVVAKPAGLLAVPGRLPEMQDCLIHRVQQQYPEALVVHRLDMATSGLMVLARSLAAQRALSEAFASRAVSKQYVALLDGQLPDEVGSVALPLMSDWLRRPRQKVDAAGKPALTEYRLLQQQADGSRVLLTPVTGRTHQLRVHMLALGCPIVGDALYGGRAAPRLMLHAQSLALNHPHSGEPLQWQLAVPF